GCTGCCTAACGGGCAACGACAGTGCACCAGACCTGGAAATCACCCACATCAACGGCGTGGCGTTAACGCAATGCCCAAGACATCGCGGTGGACAATGGGAAATCACCTGACATCAACCGTGGGTCATCGCGGCGGATGGCGCGATGACGTTCGAGCCAGCGGCTGACTTCAATGGTGAGATCAACTTCGGCTACCAGGTGAAAGACGCGGACGGCGATGTAGACAGCGCGAACGTGAAAGTGACCGTGAATGCCGTGAACGATGCGGTAGACGCGGTGAATGACGAAGTGACGGTTGCCGAAGACGGCAGCATCACGCTGAACCTAACGGGCAACGACAGTGCACCAGACGGCGGCCTGAAATCACCCACATCAACGGCGTGGCGTTAACCGGCAATGCCCAAGACATCGCGGTGGACAATGGCACCGTGGTCATCGCGGCGGATGGCGCGATGACGTTCGAGCCAGCGGCTGACTTCACGATCAACTTCGGCTACCAGGTGAAAGACGCGGACGGCTGACTTCAATGGTGAATGCCGTGAACGATCAGACGCGGTGAATGACGGCTACCAGGTGAAAGTGACGCGGATCAACGGCGTGGCGATGCCCAAGACATCGCGCGAACGTGAAAGTGACCGTGAATCGGCGCCAGGTGAAACGGACGGCGATGTAGACAGCGCGATGCGGTAGACGCGGTGAATGACGAAGTGACGGTTGCCGAAGACGGCAGCATCACGCTGAACCTAACGGGCAACGACAGTGCACCAGACGGCGGCCTGAAATCACCCACATCAACGGCGTGGCGTTAACCGGCAATGCCCAAGACATCGCGGTGGACAATGGCACCGTGGTCATCGCGGCGGATGGCGCGATGACGTTCGAGCCAGCGGCTGACTTCAATGGTGAGATCAACTTCGGCTACCAGGTGAAAGACGCGGACGGCGATGTAGACAGCGCGAACGTGAAAGTGACCGTGAATGCCGTGAACGATGCGGTAGACGCGGTGAATGACGAAGTGACGGTTGCCGAAGACGGCAGCATCACGCTGAACCTAACGGGCAACGACAGTGCACCAGACGGCGGCCTGAAATCACCCACATCAACGGCGTGGCGTTAACCGGCAATGCCCAAGACATCGCAAGACATCGCGGTGGACAATGACCGTGAATGCCGTGAACATGCGGTCGGTGAATGACGGGCAGACGGCGGCCTGAAATCACCCACATCAACGGCGTGGCGGTGGACAATGGCACCGTGGTCATCGCGGCGGATGGCGCGATGACGTTCGAGCCAGCGGCTGACTTCAATGGTGAGATCAACTTCGGCTACCAGGTGAAAGACGCGGACGGCGATGTAGACAGCGCGAACGTGAAAGTGACCGTGAATGCCGTGAACGATGCGGTGAATGACGAAGTGGTACGGCAGCATCACGCTGAACCTAACGGGCAACGTGAATGACGACATCGTGACAACGGTTGCCGATGGCGCGATGACGGGCTGACCAGACGGCGGCCTGGAAATCAACATCAACGGCGTGGCGTTAACCGGCAATACTTAAGACATCGCCTGGTACCAGGTGAAAGACGCGGCGGCGATGCGGAGCAGCGCGAATGTGAAAGTGACCGTGATGCCGTGAACGATGCGAGACGCGGTGAATGACGAAGTCAAGTGAGATCACCCTTGCACCCAGACGGCGGCTACGCGCGTGAAATGTGACCGTGAGTGACCGTGAATGCCGTGAACGATGCGGTAGACGCGGTGAATGGCGAAATCACCCACATCAACGGCGTGGCGTTAACCGGCAATGCCCAAGACATCGCGGTGGACAATGGCACCGTGGTCATCGCGGCGGATGGCGCGATGACGTTCGAGCCAGCGGCTGACTTCAATGGTGAGATCAACTTCGGCTACCAGGTGAAAGACGCGGACGGCGATGTAGACAGCGCGAACGTGAAAGTGACCGTGAATGCCGTGAATGCCGTGAACGATGCGGTAGACGGTGATCGTGAACGTGGCGGTGAATGACGAAGTGACGGTTGCCGAAGACAGCGGAACGTGAAAGTGCATCACGCTGAACCGGTGAATAACGGGCAACGACAGTGCACCAGACGGCGGCCTGAAATCACCCACATCAACGGCGTGGCGTTAACCGGCAATGCCCAAGACATCGCGGTGGACAATGGCACCGTGGTCATCGCGGCGGATGGCGCGATGACGTTCGAGCCAGCGGCTGACTTCAATGGTGAGATCAACTTCGGCTACCAGGTGAAAGACGCGGACGGCGATGTAGACAGCGCGAACGTGAAAGTGACCGTGAATGCCGTGAACGATGCGGTAGACGCGGTGAATGACGAAGTGACGGTTGCCGAAGACGGCAGCATCACGCTGAACCTAACGGGCAACGACAGTGCACCAGACGGCGGCCTGGAAATCACCCACATCAACGGCGTGGCGTTAACCGGCAATGCCCAAGACATCGCGGTGGACAATGGCACCGTGGTCATCGCGGCGGATGGCGCGATGACGTTCGAGCCAGCGGCTGACTTCAATGGTGAGATCAACTTCGGCTACCAGGTGAAAGACGCGGACGGCGATGTAGACAGCGCGAACGTGAAAGTGACCGTGAATGCCGTGAACGATGCGGTAGACGCGGTGAATGACGAAGTGACGGTTGCCGAAGACGGCAGCATCACGCTGAACCTAACGGGCAACGACAGTGCACCAGACGGCGGCCTGGAAATCACCCACATCAACGGCGTGGCGTTAACCGGCAATGCCCAAGACATCGCGGTGGACAATGGCACCGTGGTCATCGCGGCGGATGGCGCGATGACGTTCGAGCCAGCGGCTGACTTCAATGGTGAGATCAACTTCGGCTACCAGGTGAAAGACGCGGACGGCGATGTAGACAGCGCGAACGTGAAAGTGACCGTGAATGCCGTGAACGATGCGGTAGACGCGGTGAATGACGAAGTGACGGTTGCCGAAGACGGCAGCATCACGCTGAACCTAACGGGCAACGACAGTGCACCAGACGGCGGCCTGGAAATCACCCACATCAACGGCGTGGCGTTAACCGGCAATGCCCAAGACATCGCGGTGGACAATGGCACCGTGGTCATCGCGGCGGATGGCGCGATGACGTTCGAGCCAGCGGCTGACTTCAATGGTGAGATCAACTTCGGCTACCAGGTGAAAGACGCGGACGGCGATGTAGACAGCGCGAACGTGAAAGTGACCGTGAATGCCGTGAACGATGCGGTAGACGCGGTGAATGACGAAGTGACGGTTGCCGAAGACGGCAGCATCACGCTGAACCTAACGGGCAACGACAGTGCACCAGACGGCGGCCTGGAAATCACCCACATCAACGGCGTGGCGTTAACGGCAATGCCCAAGACATCGCGGTGGACAATGGCACCGTGGTCATCGCGGCGGATGGCGCGATGACGTTCGAGCCAGCGGCTGACTTCAATGGTGAGATCAACTTCGGCTACCAGGTGAAAGACGCGGACGGCGATGTAGACAGCGCGAACGTGAAAGTGACCGTGAATGCCGTGAACGATGCGGTAGACGCGGTGAATGACGAAGTGACGGTTGCCGAAGACGGCAGCATCACGCTGAACCTAACGGGCAACGACAGTGCACCAGACGGCGGCCTGGAAATCACCCACATCAACGGCGTGGCGTTAACCGCAATGCCCAAGACATCGCGGTGGACAATGGCACCGTGGTCATCGCGGCGGATGGCGCGATGACGTTCGAGCCAGCGGCTGACTTCAATGGTGAGATCAACTTCGGCTACCAGGTGAAAGACGCGGACGGCGATGTAGACAGCGCGAACGTGAAAGTGACCGTGAATGCCGTGAACGATGCGGTAGACGCGGTGAATGACGAAGTGACGGTTGCCGAAGACGGCAGCATCACGCTGAACCTAACGGGCAACGACAGTGCACCAGACGGCGGCCTGGAAATCACCCACATCAACGGCGTGGCGTTAACCGCAATGCCCAAGACATCGCGGTGGACAATGGCACCGTGGTCATCGCGGCGGATGGCGCGATGACGTTCGAGCCAGCGGCTGACTTCAATGGTGAGATCAACTTCGGCTACCAGGTGAAAGACGCGGACGGCGATGGACAGCGCGAACGTGAAAGTGACCGTGAATGCCGTGAACGATGCGGTAGACGCGGTGAATGACGAAGTGACGGTTGCCGAAGACGGCAGCATCACGCTGAACCTAACGGGCAACGACAGTGCACCAGACGGCGGCCTGAAATCACCCACATCAACGGCGTGGCGTTAACGCAATGCCCAAGACATCGCGGTGGACAATGGCACCGTGGTCATCGCGGCGGATGGCGCGATGACGTTCGAGCCAGCGGCTGACTTCAATGGTGAGAACTTCGGCTACCAGGTGAAAGACGCGGACGGCGATGAGACAGCGCGAACGTGAAAGTGACCGTGAATGCCGTGAACGATGCGGTAGACGCGGTGAATGACGAAGTGACGGTTGCCGAAGACGGCAGCATCACGCTGAACCTAACGGGCAACGACAGTGCACCAGACGGCGGCCTGGAAATCACCCACATCAACGGCGTGGCGTTAACGGCAATGCCCAAGACATCGCGGTGGACAATGGCACCGTGGTCATCGCGGCGGATGGCGCGATGACGTTCGAGCCAGCGGCTGACTTCAATGGTGAGATCAACTTCGGCTACCAGGTGAAAGACGCGGACGGCGATGTAGACAGCGCGAACGTGAAAGTGACCGTGAATGCCGTGAACGATGCGGTAGACGCGGTGAATGACGAAGTGACGGTTGCCGAAGACGGCAGCATCACGCTGAACCTAACGGGCAACGACAGTGCACCAGACGGCGGCCTGGAAATCACCCACATCAACGGCGTGGCGTTAACCGGCAATGCCCAAGACATCGCGGTGGACAATGGCACCGTGGTCATCGCGGCGGATGGCGCGATGACGTTCGAGCCAGCGGCTGACTTCAATGGTGAGATCAACTTCGGCTACCAGGTGAAAGACGCGGACGGCGATGTAGACAGCGCGAACGTGAAAGTGACCGTGAATGCCGTGAACGATGCGGTAGACGCGGTGAATGACGAAGTGACGGTTGCCGAAGACGGCAGCATCACGCTGAACCTAACGGGCAACGACAGTGCACCAGACGGCGGCCTGGAAATCACCCACATCAACGGCGTGGCGTTAACGGCAATGCCCAAGACATCGCGGTGGACAATGGCACCGTGGTCATCGCGGCGGATGGCGCGATGACGTTCGAGCCAGCGGCTGACTTCAATGGTGAGATCAACTTCGGCTACCAGGTGAAAGACGCGGACGGCGATGTAGACAGCGCGAACGTGAAAGTGACCGTGAATGCCGTGAACGATGCGGTAGACGCGGTGAATGACGAAGTGACGGTTGCCGAAGACGGCAGCATCACGCTGAACCTAACGGGCAACGACAGTGCACCAGACGGCGGCCTGGAAATCACCCACATCAACGGCGTGGCGTTAACCGGCAATGCCCAAGACATCGCGGTGGACAATGGCACCGTGGTCATCGCGGCGGATGGCGCGATGACGTTCGAGCCAGCGGCTGACTTCAATGGTGAGATCAACTTCGGCTACCAGGTGAAAGACGCGGACGGCGATGTAGACAGCGCGAACGTGAAAGTGACCGTGAATGCCGTGAACGATGCGGTAGACGCGGTGAATGACGAAGTGACGGTTGCCGAAGACGGCAGCATCACGCTGAACCTAACGGGCAACGACAGTGCACCAGACGGCGGCCTGAAATCACCCACATCAACGGCGTGGCGTTAACCGGCAATGCCCAAGACATCGCGGTGGACAATGGCACCGTGGTCATCGCGGCGGATGGCGCGATGACGTTCGAGCCAGCGGCTGACTTCAATGGTGAGATCAACTTCGGCTACCAGGTGAAAGACGCGGACGGCGATGTAGACAGCGCGAACGTGAAAGTGACCGTGAATGCCGTGAACGATGCGGTAGACGCGGTGAATGACGAAGTGACGGTTGCCGAAGACGGCAGCATCACGCTGAACCTAACGGGCAACGACAGTGCACCAGACGGCGGCCTGAAATCACCCACATCAACGGCGTGGCGTTAACCGGCAATGCCCAAGACATCGCGGTGGACAATGGCACCGTGGTCATCGCGGCGGATGGCGCGATGACGTTCGAGCCAGCGGCTGACTTCAATGGTGAGATCAACTTCGGCTACCAGGTGAAAGACGCGGACGGCGATGTAGACAGCGCGAACGTGAAAGTGACCGTGAATGCCGTGAACGATGCGGTAGACGCGGTGAATGACGAAGTGACGGTTGCCGAAGACGGCAGCATCACGCTGAACCTAACGGGCAACGACAGTGCACCAGACGGCGGCCTGGAAATCACCCACATCAACGGCGTGGCGTTAACGGCAATGCCCAAGACATCGCGGTGGACAATGGCACCGTGGTCATCGCGGCGGATGGCGCGATGACGTTCGAGCCAGCGGCTGACTTCAATGGTGAGATCAACTTCGGCTACCAGGTGAAAGACGCGGACGGCGATGTAGACAGCGCGAACGTGAAAGTGACCGTGAATGCCGTGAACGATGCGGTAGACGCGGTGAATGACGAAGTGACGGTTGCCGAAGACGGCAGCATCACGCTGAACCTAACGGGCAACGACAGTGCACCAGACGGCGGCCTGGAAATCACCCACATCAACGGCGTGGCGTTAACCGGCAATGCCCAAGACATCGCGGTGGACAATGGCACCGTGGTCATCGCGGCGGATGGCGCGATGACGTTCGAGCCAGCGGCTGACTTCAATGGTGAGATCAACTTCGGCTACCAGGTGAAAGACGCGGACGGCGATGTAGACAGCGCGAACGTGAAAGTGACCGTGAATGCCGTGAACGATGCGGTAGACGCGGTGAATGACGAAGTGACGGTTGCCGAAGACGGCAGCATCACGCTGAACCTAACGGGCAACGACAGTGCACCAGACGGCGGCCTGGAAATCACCCACATCAACGGCGTGGCGTTAACCGGCAATGCCCAAGACATCGCGGTGGACAATGGCACCGTGGTCATCGCGGCGGATGGCGCGATGACGTTCGAGCCAGCGGCTGACTTCAATGGTGAGATCAACTTCGGCTACCAGGTGAAAGACGCGGACGGCGATGTAGACAGCGCGAACGTGAAAGTGACCGTGAATGCCGTGAACGATGCGGTAGACGCGGTGAATGACGAAGTGACGGTTGCCGAAGACGGCAGCATCACGCTGAACCTAACGGGCAACGACAGTGCACCAGACGGCGGCCTGAAATCACCCACATCAACGGCGTGGCGTTAACCGGCAATGCCCAAGACATCGCGGTGGACAATGGCACCGTGGTCATCGCGGCGGATGGCGCGATGACGTTCGAGCCAGCGGCTGACTTCAATGGTGAGATCAACTTCGGCTACCAGGTGAAAGACGCGGACGGCGATGTAGACAGCGCGAACGTGAAAGTGACCGTGAATGCCGTGAACGATGCGGTAGACGCGGTGAATGACGAAGTGACGGTTGCCGAAGACGGCAGCATCACGCTGAACCTAACGGGCAACGACAGTGCACCAGACGGCGGCCTGGAAATCACCCACATCAACGGCGTGGCGTTAATCGCGGTGGACAATGGCACCGTGGTCATCGCGGCGGATGGCGCGATGACGTTCAGCCAGCGGCGACTTCAATGGTGAGATCAACTTCGGCTACCAGGTGAAAGACGCGGACGGCGATGTAGACAGCGCGAACGTGAAAGTGACCGTGAATGCCGTGACGTGGTGCGGTAGACGCGGTGAATCGAAGTGACGGTTGCCGAAGACGGCAGGAAATCACCCACATCAACGGCGTGGCGTTAACCGGCAATGCCCAAGACATCGCGGTGGACAATGGCACCGTGGTCATCGCGGCGGATGGCGCGATGACGTTCGAGCCAGCGGCTGACTTCAATGGTGAGATCAACTTCGGCTACCAGGTGAAAGACGCGGACGGCGATGTAGACAGCGCGAACGTGAAAGTGACCGTGAATGCCGTGAACGATGCGGTAGACGCGGTGAATGACGAAGTGACGGTTGCCGAAGACGGCAGCATCACGCTGAACCTAACGGGCAACGACAGTGCACCAGACGGCGGCCTGGAAATCACCCACATCAACGGCGTGGCGTTAACCGGCAATGCCCAAGACATCGCGGTGGACAATGGCACCGTGGTCATCGCGGCGGATGGCGCGATGACGTTCGAGCCAGCGGCTGACTTCAATGGTGAGATCAACTTCGGCTACCAGGTGAAAGACGCGGACGGCGATGTAGACAGCGCGAACGTGAAAGTGACCGTGAATGCCGTGAACGATGCGGTAGACGCGGTGAATGACGAAGTGACGGTTGCCGAAGACGGCAGCATCACGCTGAACCTAACGGGCAACGACAGTGCACCAGACGGCGCCTGGAAATCACCCACATCAACGGCGTGGCGTTAACCGGCAATGCCCAAGACATCGCGGTGGACAATGGCACCGTGGTCATCGCGGCGGATGGCGCGATGACGTTCGAGCCAGCGGCTGACTTCAATGGTGAGATCAACTTCGGCTACCAGGTGAAAGACGCGGACGGCGATGTAGACAGCGCGAACGTGAAAGTGACCGTGAATGCCGTGAACGATGCGGTAGACGCGGTGAATGACGAAGTGACGGTTGCCGAAGACGGCAGCATCACGCTGAACCTAACGGGCAACGACAGTGCACCAGACGGCGGCCTGGAAATCACCCACATCAACGGCGTGGCGTTAACGGCAATGCCCAAGACATCGCGGTGGACAATGGCACCGTGGTCATCGCGGCGGATGGCGCGATGACGTTCGAGCCAGCGGCTGACTTCAATGGTGAGATCAACTTCGGCTACCAGGTGAAAGACGCGGACGGCGATGTAGACAGCGCGAACGTGAAAGTGACCGTGAATGCCGTGAACGATGCGGTAGACGCGGTGAATGACGAAGTGACGGTTGCCGAAGACGGCAGCATCACGCTGAACCTAACGGGCAACGACAGTGCACCAGACGGCGGCCGAAATCACCCACATCAACGGCGTGGCGTTAACGGCAATGCCCAAGACATCGCGGTGGACAATGGCACCGTGGTCATCGCGGCGGATGGCGCGATGACGTTCGAGCCAGCGGCTGACTTCAATGGTGAGATCAACTTCGGCTACCAGGTGAAAGACGCGGACGGCGATGTAGACAGCGCGAACGTGAAAGTGACCGTGAATGCCGTGAACGATGCGGTAGACGCGGTGAATGACGAAGTGACGGTTGCCGAAGACGGCAGCATCACGCTGAACCTAACGGGCAACGACAGTGCACTGAAATCACCCACATCAACGGCGTGGCGTTAACCGGCAATGCCCAAGACATCGCGGTGGACAATGGCACCGTGGTCATCGCGGCGGATGGCGCGATGACGTTCGAGCCAGCGGCTGACTTCAATGGTGAGATCAACTTCGGCTACCAGGTGAAAGACGCGGACGGCGATGTAGACAGCGCGAACGTGAAAGTGACCGTGAATGCCGTGAACGATGCGGTAGACGCGGTGAATGACGAAGTGACGGTTGCCGAAGACGGCAGCATCACGCTGAACCTAACGGGCAACGACAGTGCACCAGACGGCGGCCTGGAAATCACCCACATCAACGGCGTGGCGTTAACGGCAATGCCCAAGACATCGCGGTGGACAATGGCACCGTGGTCATCGCGGCGGATGGCGCGATGACGTTCGAGCCAGCGGCTGACTTCAATGGTGAGATCAACTTCGGCTACCAGGTGAAAGACGCGGACGGCGATGTAGACAGCGCGAACGTGAAAGTGACCGTGAATGCCGTGAACGATGCGGTAGACGCGGTGAATGACGAAGTGACGGTTGCCGAAGACGGCAGCATCACGCTGAACCTAACGGGCAACGACAGTGCACCAGACGGCGGCCTGAAATCACCCACATCAACGGCGTGGCGTTAACCGGCAATGCCCAAGACATCGCGGTGGACAATGGCACCGTGGTCATCGCGGCGGATGGCGCGATGACGTTCGAGCCAGCGGCTGACTTCAATGGTGAGATCAACTTCGGCTACCAGGTGAAAGACGCGGACGGCGATGTAGACAGCGCGAACGTGAAAGTGACCGTGAATGCCGTGAACGATGCGGTAGACGCGGTGAATGACGAAGTGACGGTTGCCGAAGACGGCAGCATCACGCTGAACCTAACGGGCAACGACAGTGCACCAGACGGCGGCCTGAAATCACCCACATCAACGGCGTGGCGTTAACCGGCAATGCCCAAGACATCGCGGTGGACAAGTGACGCTGAACCTAACGGGCAACGACAGTGCACCACGGCCGAAATCACCCACATCAACGGGTCGTTAACCGGCAATGCCCAAGACATCGCGGTGGACAATGGCACCGTGGCATCGCGGCGGATGGCGCGATGCGCGATGACGTTCGAGCCAGCGGCTGACTTCAATGGTGAGATCAACTTCGGCTACCAGGTGAAAGACGCGGACGGCGATGTAGACATGGCGCGAACGAAGCGGCTGCGAATGCTACCGTGAAAGTGACGAACGTGAAAGTGACCGTGAATGCCGTGAACGATGCGGTAGACGCGGTGAATGACGAAGTGACGGTTGCCGAAGACGGCAGCATCACGCTGAACCTAACGGGCAACGACAGTGCACCAGACGGCGGCCTGGAAATCACCCACATCAACGGCGTGGCGTTAACCGGCAATGCCCAAGACATCGCGGTGGACAATGGCACCGTGGTCATCGCGGCGGATGGCGCGATGACGTTCGAGCCAGCGGCTGACTTCAATGGTGAGATCAACTTCGGCTACCAGGTGAAAGACGCGGACGGCGATGTAGACAGCGCGAACGTGAAAGTGACCGTGAATGCCGTGAACGACGGCCCAGTGGCCACAGACGATACGGCGTCAGGCACAGAAGACGGTGGCGTGATCACCATCGATGTGTTGGCGAATGACAGCGATGTGGATGGCGATACGTTGACCATCACAGGCGCGACGGTCCCAGTCGAGCAAGGTACGGTCGCGATCGTCGACGGTAAACTCGAATTCACGCCAGCGAATGGTTTTAGTGGTAAAGCAACTGTTACTTATACTATTACCGATGGAGTTGCGTTTGATTCTGCAGAAGTTTCTGTGAGTGTTAATCGTGTTTCAGTTGATCCAATTACTGCTGATGATGTGATTAACGCGAGTGAAGCGGCAGGCACAGTGACCGTGACCGGTAAAGCCACCGGTGGCGATATCAGCGAAGGCGATGTGGTAACCATGACCATCAATGGTAAGCCTTACGAAACCACGGTCGATGCTGATGGCAACTGGACAGTGGATGTGGCGGGTGCAGACCTGGCCGCGGACACCGCGTTCGATGTGAACGTGGCGTCAACGGACGGCGCGGGCAACCCAGTGACCAGCACCGGTTCTTCAACGCATACGGTCGATACGTCTGCGACAGCCTCTATTGATGTCGATCCAATCACGGATGACAGAATCATTAACGCTAATGAGTCTGCTGAAGGTGTGTTGATTCCTATCACTGGTTGGGTAAGTGGTGACGCTAGACCTGGCGATACCGTTACAATTACTCTTGGTGGAGTCGAGATTGGTCGTGCATTGGTTTCCAATGATACAAATGCAGATGGTAAGTACCTATTTACGGTCGAAGTATTAGGCTCGAAGTTGGCTAATACTACGCTTCAATATCCTCATATTGTTGCCACTGTCACAGGGACAGATGAT
The Vibrio navarrensis DNA segment above includes these coding regions:
- a CDS encoding Ig-like domain-containing protein, with the protein product MALTGNAQDIAVDNGTVVIAADGAMTFEPAADFNGEINFGYQVKDADGDVDSANVKVTVNAVNDAVDAVNDEVTVAEDGSITLNLTGNDSAPDGGLEITHINGVALIAVDNGTVVIAADGAMTFSQRRLQW
- a CDS encoding Ig-like domain-containing protein; this translates as MDNGTVVIAADGAMTFEPAADFNGENFGYQVKDADGDETART
- a CDS encoding cadherin-like domain-containing protein produces the protein MARCAMTFEPAADFNGEINFGYQVKDADGDVDMARTKRLRMLP
- a CDS encoding tandem-95 repeat protein, giving the protein MDNGTVVIAADGAMTFEPAADFNGEINFGYQVKDADGDVDSANVKVTVNAVNDAVDAVNDEVTVAEDGSITLNLTGNDSAPDGGLEITHINGVALTGNAQDIAVDNGTVVIAADGAMTFEPAADFNGEINFGYQVKDADGDVDSANVKVTVNAVNDAVDAVNDEVTVAEDGSITLNLTGNDSAPDGGLEITHINGVALTGNAQDIAVDNGTVVIAADGAMTFEPAADFNGEINFGYQVKDADGDVDSANVKVTVNAVNDAVDAVNDEVTVAEDGSITLNLTGNDSAPDGGLKSPTSTAWR
- a CDS encoding tandem-95 repeat protein; the encoded protein is MDNGTVVIAADGAMTFEPAADFNGEINFGYQVKDADGDVDSANVKVTVNAVNDAVDAVNDEVTVAEDGSITLNLTGNDSAPDGGLEITHINGVALTGNAQDIAVDNGTVVIAADGAMTFEPAADFNGEINFGYQVKDADGDVDSANVKVTVNAVNDAVDAVNDEVTVAEDGSITLNLTGNDSAPDGGLKSPTSTAWR
- a CDS encoding Ig-like domain-containing protein, whose translation is MALTGNAQDIAVDNGTVVIAADGAMTFEPAADFNGEINFGYQVKDADGDVDSANVKVTVNAVNDAVDAVNDEVTVAEDGSITLNLTGNDSAPDGGLKSPTSTAWR
- a CDS encoding tandem-95 repeat protein, encoding MKVHHAEPVNNGQRQCTRRRPEITHINGVALTGNAQDIAVDNGTVVIAADGAMTFEPAADFNGEINFGYQVKDADGDVDSANVKVTVNAVNDAVDAVNDEVTVAEDGSITLNLTGNDSAPDGGLEITHINGVALTGNAQDIAVDNGTVVIAADGAMTFEPAADFNGEINFGYQVKDADGDVDSANVKVTVNAVNDAVDAVNDEVTVAEDGSITLNLTGNDSAPDGGLEITHINGVALTGNAQDIAVDNGTVVIAADGAMTFEPAADFNGEINFGYQVKDADGDVDSANVKVTVNAVNDAVDAVNDEVTVAEDGSITLNLTGNDSAPDGGLEITHINGVALTGNAQDIAVDNGTVVIAADGAMTFEPAADFNGEINFGYQVKDADGDVDSANVKVTVNAVNDAVDAVNDEVTVAEDGSITLNLTGNDSAPDGGLEITHINGVALTAMPKTSRWTMAPWSSRRMAR
- a CDS encoding cadherin-like domain-containing protein, with translation MTVNAVNDAVDAVNGEITHINGVALTGNAQDIAVDNGTVVIAADGAMTFEPAADFNGEINFGYQVKDADGDVDSANVKVTVNAVNAVNDAVDGDRERGGE
- a CDS encoding tandem-95 repeat protein yields the protein MNRSDGCRRRQEITHINGVALTGNAQDIAVDNGTVVIAADGAMTFEPAADFNGEINFGYQVKDADGDVDSANVKVTVNAVNDAVDAVNDEVTVAEDGSITLNLTGNDSAPDGGLEITHINGVALTGNAQDIAVDNGTVVIAADGAMTFEPAADFNGEINFGYQVKDADGDVDSANVKVTVNAVNDAVDAVNDEVTVAEDGSITLNLTGNDSAPDGAWKSPTSTAWR
- a CDS encoding Ig-like domain-containing protein, with the translated sequence MTFEPAADFNGEINFGYQVKDADGDVDSANVKVTVNAVNDAVDAVNDEVTVAEDGSITLNLTGNDSAPDGGLKSPTSTAWR
- a CDS encoding cadherin-like domain-containing protein, whose product is MTFEPAADFNGEINFGYQVKDADGDGQRERESDRECRERCGRRGE
- a CDS encoding tandem-95 repeat protein; the encoded protein is MDNGTVVIAADGAMTFEPAADFNGEINFGYQVKDADGDVDSANVKVTVNAVNDAVDAVNDEVTVAEDGSITLNLTGNDSAPDGGLEITHINGVALTGNAQDIAVDNGTVVIAADGAMTFEPAADFNGEINFGYQVKDADGDVDSANVKVTVNAVNDAVDAVNDEVTVAEDGSITLNLTGNDSAPDGGLEITHINGVALTAMPKTSRWTMAPWSSRRMAR
- a CDS encoding cadherin-like domain-containing protein, which gives rise to MTGRRRPEITHINGVAVDNGTVVIAADGAMTFEPAADFNGEINFGYQVKDADGDVDSANVKVTVNAVNDAVNDEVVRQHHAEPNGQRE
- a CDS encoding Ig-like domain-containing protein; the encoded protein is MKVTVNAVNDAVDAVNDEVTVAEDGSITLNLTGNDSAPDGGLEITHINGVALTAMPKTSRWTMAPWSSRRMAR
- a CDS encoding Ig-like domain-containing protein, giving the protein MALTGNAQDIAVDNGTVVIAADGAMTFEPAADFNGEINFGYQVKDADGDVDSANVKVTVNAVNDAVDAVNDEVTVAEDGSITLNLTGNDSAPDGGLEITHINGVALTAMPKTSRWTMAPWSSRRMAR
- a CDS encoding Ig-like domain-containing protein, with translation MDNGTVVIAADGAMTFEPAADFNGEINFGYQVKDADGDVDSANVKVTVNAVNDAVDAVNDEVTVAEDGSITLNLTGNDSAPDGGLKSPTSTAWR
- a CDS encoding Ig-like domain-containing protein; the encoded protein is MDNGTVVIAADGAMTFEPAADFNGEINFGYQVKDADGDVDSANVKVTVNAVNDAVDAVNDEVTVAEDGSITLNLTGNDSAPDGGLEITHINGVALTAMPKTSRWTMAPWSSRRMAR
- a CDS encoding tandem-95 repeat protein; this encodes MDNGTVVIAADGAMTFEPAADFNGEINFGYQVKDADGDVDSANVKVTVNAVNDAVDAVNDEVTVAEDGSITLNLTGNDSAPDGGRNHPHQRRGVNGNAQDIAVDNGTVVIAADGAMTFEPAADFNGEINFGYQVKDADGDVDSANVKVTVNAVNDAVDAVNDEVTVAEDGSITLNLTGNDSALKSPTSTAWR
- a CDS encoding cadherin-like domain-containing protein, with translation MALTGNAQDIAVDNGTVVIAADGAMTFEPAADFTINFGYQVKDADG